TCCTCGTCTTCGGGATCGATATCCTCCTCGTCGATGCGCTCGATCCAGTTTTGCCACCGCTCCTCGGTGTAGAACGTCCCCGGCGGATCGCTTTCGCTCATACCTGCCCCTATGTACGGCCGGGGTTAAAGACTTCGAGGTACACACACCCACGGCGGCCCCACGAATTCCGAGTATTCGGACGATAGCGAGGCCGAGAGGCAGCTTTCCGAGGATACTGTCGAGCGGAAGAGGTCAGGATAACTCGGGTGGACTCGCTCGACCGTGTCCGCGACACGACTCCGTGATCCCCCCGCTCACTCCTCGATCGCCGCGTAGAACCGGAGCAGGCCACACTCCGGGCACATCAGCGTCTCGACCTCCTCGCGCTCGTTTATTCCGAGTTTGCCGAGCAGTCCCGACTTCTTCTCGCCGGTCTTCACGTAGGGCTGCCAGGCGTCGCTCATCCCGAACTCGACGGTTTCCATCGTCACGCTACAGTCCGGACAGCGGCCCGTCATTCTTCAACCTCGGCCTCCAGCGTCGCCTCGGTGTCGATACCGTACACCCGTGCGGGGGTCTCGACGTGCGCGTTGCGGACCGCCTCGTCGTGGCCCGCCTCCAGTAGCCAGCGCACGCGCCGGGGGACCGTCTTCGGTCCCAGCACCGCCCCGGGGCGATCCGGGTCGTCGATGTAATCGGTCTCCATCATGAACGGCTCGCCCTGCTCGATTGCGATTTCGAGTTCCTCCTTGTCCGCGAGGACACTGGGGACGGGGCCTTCCATTCGACCGCCAGAGTAGTGCTTCACTACGCGCTCGCGCGGAAGCCCGCGGTCTTCGGCCCACTCGGCAACCTCGGTGAAGTCCTCGCCGCCCTCCGTGTGCAACTGGACGGCACAGCCGACCTCGCCGCCCAGCTCGAAGGCGTGTTTCATCACGTCGTTGGAGGCCGCCCATACGTCCTCGTCCACGTCGTAGTGGGGCCGACCGGATTTGATAGCCAGCGCCGGCCCCTCGGCGACGTACTCGGCGGCCACGTCCAGTCCCGCCTGCATCAGGTCGCGAGCCTCCTCGGGTTCGTAGCCCCGGTCGAGCAACTGCGAGATCAGCGCCGGGTGGACCCCGAGGACGGGCCAGGCCCGTCCGTCGAGTACTTCCGTGGCGTCCTCGACCGCCTCGACGGTCATGTCGAACACCTCCCGGAAGTCCTCGGCGGCCTCGACCTCGACGCCCAGTCCCCAGGAGGGCTTGTTGAGCACGAGCAGGTGGGTGCCGCCGTGGTCGGCGAACTCCTCGACGGCTTCCGTGTTGCGTCCGTTTACCGGGTCCAGATGGAGGTGATCGTCCAGTACCGGCGTGTCGAGGTCGTCCATACCCGACGTGGTCACGCCCGGCGCAAAAACCGTTCGTCTCGTCGCGCCTCGGGACGTGACAGTCCGGGTAGCGGCCCTCCGGAACCACTTTCCGTTCGCTGGCTGATACCCCACTCGATGAGCACGGGCGGCGTTTCACTCGTCGACATCGGGATCATCCTCGTCGCCACGGGCGGCATCTGGATCGGAAGTGGCTGGCTCGAAGACGCCAGCGAGGAACTCTCGACGTACTACGGCCTCCCCCAGGTCGTTCAGGGCGCCATCGTCACCGCCGTCGGGTCGAGTTTCCCGGAACTCGCGTCCGTCGTCTTCGCCGCGATTCTGACCGGGTCCATCGAACTCGGGGTGGGGGCCATCGTGGGCTCGGCGATCTTCAACATCCTCGTGATCCCGGCGCTGTCGGGCATCGCGGTCGAGGACGACATCGAGGCCAACCGGACCCTGGTCTACAAGGAAGCGCAGTTCTACATGCTCGCCGTCTCGGTACTGGTGATCACCTTCGCGCTGGCGGTGATCTACTACCCCGACAATTCGGCGGGGGCACCCGACCTCGCCGGGTTCGTGACTCGGCCGCTGGCCCTCATTCCGATCGGCCTCTACGGCCTCTACATCTTCATTCAGGCCCAGGACACCGGCGACTACGAGGCCGACACCGACGGGATCGAGGCCATCGACGTGCGCCGGGAGTGGGGCTATCTCGCGGCGGGTCTCGTGGTGATCCTGATCGCCGTCGAGCGACTCGTCCACTCCGTCGACGTGATCGGGGCGACGCTGGGCGTCCCGGAGTTCATCATGGGCGTGACGATCATCGCCGCCGCGACGAGCCTCCCCGACGCACTGGTGAGCGTCCGGGCGGCACAGGAGGACCGCGGCGTCGCCTCGCTCGCGAACGTGCTGGGGTCGAACACCTTCGACCTGCTCGTGGCGATTCCGGTCGGCGTCCTCATCGTCGGGTCGGCCTCGATCGACTTCGCGATGGCCGTCCCGATGTTCGCCGTCCTCACGCTGGCGACCATCCACCTCTTCACCGTTCTCCGGACCGACCTCTCGCTGACCGATCTGGAAGCCTACAGCCTGCTCCTGGCCTACCTCGTCTTCGTCGTGTGGGTCGTCCTCGAATCCGCCGGCGTCATCGACGGGATTCTGCCGGCGGGCTAGCGAGCCACCTGCTCACTCCAGCGTGACAGCGTCGTGAGCGGCGGTCCGGAGCGCGTCCGAGCGGCCGTACTCGCCCGGCGCGATGGCGAACGTCTCGATGCCCCGGCGCGCGGCGGCCTCGACGACGGGCTTGAAGTCGGTATCCCGGGAGGCGATGGCGAGCAGGTCGATCTCGCCGTCGGCGACTGCGGCGGTCGCGTCGACGGCGAGTTTCACGTCAACGTCGCCGCTGGTCGTCACGACCTCGAAGCCGTTGGCCTCGGCGGCCTGAATCAGTCCGGCCGTCGCGTTCTCGTCGAGGTAGAGCCGTGTGATGGCGAGTCGTCCCCGCTCGTCGGCGACGGCGCGTACGTCCGCGAGGTCGACGTCGAACTCCGAGCGCAGAACGTTCGGCCCGTCGACGAACAGGCCGACACGGGTCGCCCCGCCGCCGGAGAGCCGATCCAGCAGTCCCATACCCCTCCGAGGGCGGGCAGGCGTTAAATGACTGTTCGTCCTCACTCCGCGGACGGGTCGACCAGAATGGTGCCGTCGCTGTCGACCGTCACGTCCTGTCCGTCCAGCGTGAACGTCACCGTGACCGTGCCGGTTCCCGACGCCAGCACGCGCGCGAGCGCGTCCGGGTCGAGTACGTCGTTGAGCAGTTCGGAGAGCTCCATCCCCTCGACGCCCCGCGCCTCCGCGACGGTATTGACGACGGCCCCCGTCAGCGAGTCCGGATCGTCCGGATCCCACGTCGTCCGGATCGGTCCCCCGTCATCCTCGTCGGTCCCATCAGACCCCATGCACCCGGCTACAGCCACCGGGTAATCAAAGGTTGTGCTTCCGTGCAGAACACAGTCACCACCGACAGTTCCTGCCGACGGAGCCGTCGCTTCCCGTCTAGCGACGACCGAGAACGATTCCCCGGCGATCAGGTCAGGTCGGGCACCAGCGGCGCGTCCGTCTCCGCCCCACGCGCGACGCCCCCGTCCGAGGCTACGCGACTCCCGTCGTCGGTCCGGTCGGTCGCGGCTGCGAGTTCGGGCACCATCGGGTCGATTTCGTTGGATCGAGGCCGGATCATAGTAGGTACGTCCGCTTCGTTTCATCGTCCCACCTCCATCAGTATAAACCTTCATGATTTATCCTTATACAGCGTACGGTCAGCGATGGGCGGATGTCCGTCTACTTTGACCCAATATAACGCGTCGATTCTGCCGTAATGTTCGGTTATTCTGGGCCGGGTAAACGTTCGTCGAAAAATATTGCGGATCCCTTCGCGCGTCAACTGAGGAAGAGCCGCCGCTCGGCGCGCTCGTGTTCCGCCGACAGAACATCGACCAGCGGAGCGAACGGGCTCAGATCCTCGACGGTCCGGTCTTCGTTCGCCTCCCACGCCGCGACGACTGTGGGGCGGCTCTCGGTGACGATACGTTGCACGTCGGTGTGACCGATCCGGAGGACGCGCTGGGCCGCCCCGACGAGGTCGGTGACGAACGAGTAGCCTAGAACCAGCGCCGCCTGCCGCGCGCTCGTGCCGGTGCGGGCGGCCACCGCGCCGAGGACGGCCGCGTAGTTGCCCGGCGCGCCCCCCGCCTCGACGGCCTCCTCGTAGGTCGGCAGGAAGGGGTCGTCCTCGGTGTCGGCCACGAGCGAGCACAACTGTCCGCCGGTCCGTGTCGAACTCTCCCGGAACTCCGCGGGCAACTGCACCGCCGAGCACCGCCGGTCGACCCGCCGGAGTTCCGCGAGGTCGCCGTCGCTCGCCGCGTCGTGGGCCGCTGCCACGACCACCATGTCGCAGGGCCCGATCTGCCGGTCGAGGTAGGTCGCGACCAGCGCCTGGAGGTCCGCGGCGTCCTCGACGTCGTCGGCCGCCACGAACTGCTCGACCCCGTAGGAAGTCGTGAACGACCCGGCCGGAAGGAACGAGTCCGCGAACTGTAGCGCCGCCACCGCCGACTCGTCCGCCGGCGTCCCGTCGCTCATCCGCCTCCCTCCTCGTTTAGGACCGACTCGTCCAGCGTCCGGATATCTGATCCGGGTGCGTGGCTGTGGCTCTCCGATCCGTGCACGTGACCGTCACCGCCGTGGCCGTGATCGTGGCCATCGTCTCCGTGGCCGTGCTCGTGATCGGCGGTGCCTGCACCGTCGAACCGCGTGGGATCGACGTTCTCGCGCCGGGTCTCCGCTCCGGCCGGGAGCATCGCGGTGACCTCTTCGATGGTCCGTTCCCCGTCGGCGTCGAGCGCGATCAGTACTTCGTCGCCCCGCACGGCGAGGTCACGATGTCGGTTGCCGACGGCGTGGCCCAGTTCCGTGGCCCGGGCCATCGCGGCGGCGTCGCCGGCAGCGAACCCCACGACCAGCGCCTCGCGGTCGGCGAACTCGACGAGAACGACTCGCTCGTCGTCGTCCACCAGCACGTCTCCCGGTCGCAGGCCGCGTTCGTCCTCGACGACTATCCCGATCTCTGTCCCGGCGTCAGTCGTCGTCCGGATCCGCGAGCGCCGGCGCTCGCGCTCGTCCAGCACGACTCGTTCGACCGCCGAATCGTGGCGCGATTCGACCGACCGCCGCAGATCGGCGTCGTCGTCGACGTTCCCGAGGATCGACTCGCTGACCAGCATCAGTCTTTCCTCCGTTCGGGTGCTGGCGCACCGACCAGCAGCCGACGCGCTTCGTCCCACGCGGCGTCGAGCGCGCCCGAGACGGCCGCCCGCTCGCCCAGCGCGCGGACCATCACACCCGCGTCGTTCGGGAGCGCAGTAGCGCCCGCCCGGGCGTCCGTCGCGTCCGCGACCCGCTCGTGGAGGGGATCGGCCGCCGCGTCGCCGACGACGTACAGCGTCCCCAGCACGTCGTTGACGCCCATGACACCGGGTCGTCGCGGGTCGCGCTCGGCGGGGTGGAGGTCGGTCGTATCCTCGAACAACAGCCCGTCGGCGTCGCGTGCCTGCAGGCGCGTGTACGCGCGCTCGAACTCGAAGACCTCGTCCCGGGCCAGCCGTCCCGGGACCAGTACCTCGCCGACGACGGCGCTGGCTCCCTCGGCCACCGAGAGTATCGTCTCACCGCGAAAGCGGGCGTCGGCGTGCAGGATCGTCGGCTCCGGCAGGTACTCAAGATAGCCGTCTTCGGCGACCGAGAGGTCTACGTCGACCCGTCCGAAGTTGCGGTCCATGCCGTGGACCTTCGTCGCGTTCCCGGTCGAGACGTGAGCCCGCGCGTCCGCGCCGACGGTCACCGAGAGGTCGTGGCGGTCCCCCTGTGCGACCGCGCCGGTCGGTGACTGGAGGTAGACCGTCGCCAGCCCGGGCAGTTCCTCGTCGTGGTCCAGCGCGCCGGTCAGGTGGAAGGGGACCGTGGCGTAGTCCTGCACCAGCCGCGTCTCCCCGTCGACGGCGGCGAACGCCGCCTCGAGCCGGCCCTCCTTCCCGACCGCGCCGTCGGCCGCCGGGGGCAGCCGTTCGTCCGCGTAGGCCGCGAAGGCCTCGCGTGGGTTCCTCGCCGCCATCTCAGGCGAACAACACCTGGCCCTGGATCTCGTCGGCCACGGCGTCGATCCCGTCTTCGGTCTTGCAGTTCGTGCATATCACCGGCCCGTCCCGGACCTCGTTCGCGTCCCGCTTCATCAGGTCCAGATCGGCCCCGACGTGGGGTGCCAGATCGGTCTTGTTGATCACCAGCAGATCGGCCTCGGTGACGCCCGGGCCGCGCTTTCGGGGGATGTCGTCGCCCTCCGCCGTCGAGATGACGTACACGAAGTAGTCGGCCAGTTCCGGGTTGAACGTGGCCGCGAGGTTGTCCCCGCCGCTCTCCAGGAGGACGAGGTCGAGGTCGGGTTCGATCTCCAGGAACCGGTCGATCTGTTCTAAGTTCATCGACGGGTCCTCCCGGATGCCGGTGTGGGGACAGGCCCCGGTCTCGACGCCGGCGACCAGTTCCGGCGGGATCTGGCCCGCGAAGGACTCCCGGAGCACGTCCGCGTCCTCCTGTGTCAGGATGTCGTTGGCGATGACGCCGACCTCCAGTCCCTCCTCGCGTAGCCGCGGGACGAGCGCCCGGACCAGCGAGGTCTTGCCGGAGCCGACCGGGCCGCCGATGCCGACGGTGGCGACCTGCCGGCTCACGGCTCCGAACCTCCGTCGTCGTCCGGGGAGTCGGCTTCCGCCGGCCGACCGCCGTCGGTCGCCAACCCCATCTCCTCTGCCTGCTCCGGCGTCTCGAACCGGATCGGGTCGTGGATCGTCACGAGTTTCGTCCCGTCGGGGAAGGTCGGTTCGACCTGCACCGTGTCGATCATCTCGGGCACGCCGTCCATGACGTCTTCCTCGGTGAGCAGGGTCTGGGCCGCCGAGCGGATCTCGGCGACGCCCATCCCCTCGCGGGCGCGTTCGCAGGCCCAGTCCGAGATGAGCGCGACCGTCTCGGGGTGGTTCAGCTCGACACCGCGCTCCCGGCGGCGTCGTGCGAGCTCTGCGGCCATGAAGATCGTCAGCCGTTCGCGTTCTTTGGGTGTGAGTTTCATCGTTAGAGCATGTACCGCTGTGCGAGCGGGATCTCTTCTGCTGGTTCGCAACTGATCACGTCGCCATCCACTGTGACCTCGAACGTCTCTGGGTCGACCTCGATGTCGTCCGGGCAGTAGTCGTTGCGTACCATGTCGGACTTCGCGACCGTCCGGGCGCCAGAGATCGGGACGACCTCGCTGTCGAGACCGTACGCCTCGCCGACCCCGCGCTCGGCGGCGGCCTCGCTGACGAACGACAGCGAGAGGGCGTGTTTGGCCTTCCCGACAGCGCCGGCGCGCTCGCGCTGGACGATCGGCTCGCAGGTCATCAGCGACCCGTTGGCCTCGCCCATGCTCGACATGACCGGGAAGCCGCCCTTGAACACCATCGAGGGCTTGATACCGAAGAATTCGGGCTCCCACAGCGCCACGTCCGCGATCTTGCCGGGTTCGAGCGAGCCGACGTAGTCGTCGATGCCCGCAGTGATCGCCGGGTTGATCGTGTACTTCGCGATGTATCGGAGGATGCGCTCGTTGTCGTTGTCGGTCCCCTCGTCGCCCGGCAGGGAGCCGCGCTGGCGTTTCATCTTGTCCGCGGTCTGCCAGGTGCGCGAGATGACCTCGGCCATCCGGCCCATCGCCATCGAGTCGGAGGTCATGATCGAGACCGCGCCCTCGTCGTGGAGGACGTCTTCAGCGGCCAGCGTCTCCGGGCGGATGCGCGACTCCGCGAAGGCCACGTCCTCGGGCACGTCGTCGTCGAGGTGGTGACAGACCATCACCATGTCCAGGTGCTCGTCGACGGTGTTCTCCGTGAACGGCATCGAGGTGTTCGTCGACGAGGGGAGGGCGTTGGGTTCACCGACGAGTTCGATGATGTCCGGTGCGTGGCCGCCGCCGGCCCCCTCGATGTGGAACATGTGCATCGTCCGGCCGTCGATGGCGTCGAAGGTGTCCTCGACGAACCCGGACTCGTTGAGGGTGTCCGTGTGGATCGCCGTCTGGACGCCCATC
This Halorientalis sp. IM1011 DNA region includes the following protein-coding sequences:
- a CDS encoding TatD family hydrolase; the encoded protein is MDDLDTPVLDDHLHLDPVNGRNTEAVEEFADHGGTHLLVLNKPSWGLGVEVEAAEDFREVFDMTVEAVEDATEVLDGRAWPVLGVHPALISQLLDRGYEPEEARDLMQAGLDVAAEYVAEGPALAIKSGRPHYDVDEDVWAASNDVMKHAFELGGEVGCAVQLHTEGGEDFTEVAEWAEDRGLPRERVVKHYSGGRMEGPVPSVLADKEELEIAIEQGEPFMMETDYIDDPDRPGAVLGPKTVPRRVRWLLEAGHDEAVRNAHVETPARVYGIDTEATLEAEVEE
- a CDS encoding sodium:calcium antiporter, which codes for MSTGGVSLVDIGIILVATGGIWIGSGWLEDASEELSTYYGLPQVVQGAIVTAVGSSFPELASVVFAAILTGSIELGVGAIVGSAIFNILVIPALSGIAVEDDIEANRTLVYKEAQFYMLAVSVLVITFALAVIYYPDNSAGAPDLAGFVTRPLALIPIGLYGLYIFIQAQDTGDYEADTDGIEAIDVRREWGYLAAGLVVILIAVERLVHSVDVIGATLGVPEFIMGVTIIAAATSLPDALVSVRAAQEDRGVASLANVLGSNTFDLLVAIPVGVLIVGSASIDFAMAVPMFAVLTLATIHLFTVLRTDLSLTDLEAYSLLLAYLVFVVWVVLESAGVIDGILPAG
- a CDS encoding NYN domain-containing protein, producing MGLLDRLSGGGATRVGLFVDGPNVLRSEFDVDLADVRAVADERGRLAITRLYLDENATAGLIQAAEANGFEVVTTSGDVDVKLAVDATAAVADGEIDLLAIASRDTDFKPVVEAAARRGIETFAIAPGEYGRSDALRTAAHDAVTLE
- a CDS encoding HalOD1 output domain-containing protein — its product is MGSDGTDEDDGGPIRTTWDPDDPDSLTGAVVNTVAEARGVEGMELSELLNDVLDPDALARVLASGTGTVTVTFTLDGQDVTVDSDGTILVDPSAE
- a CDS encoding urease accessory protein UreF gives rise to the protein MSDGTPADESAVAALQFADSFLPAGSFTTSYGVEQFVAADDVEDAADLQALVATYLDRQIGPCDMVVVAAAHDAASDGDLAELRRVDRRCSAVQLPAEFRESSTRTGGQLCSLVADTEDDPFLPTYEEAVEAGGAPGNYAAVLGAVAARTGTSARQAALVLGYSFVTDLVGAAQRVLRIGHTDVQRIVTESRPTVVAAWEANEDRTVEDLSPFAPLVDVLSAEHERAERRLFLS
- a CDS encoding urease accessory protein UreD — protein: MAARNPREAFAAYADERLPPAADGAVGKEGRLEAAFAAVDGETRLVQDYATVPFHLTGALDHDEELPGLATVYLQSPTGAVAQGDRHDLSVTVGADARAHVSTGNATKVHGMDRNFGRVDVDLSVAEDGYLEYLPEPTILHADARFRGETILSVAEGASAVVGEVLVPGRLARDEVFEFERAYTRLQARDADGLLFEDTTDLHPAERDPRRPGVMGVNDVLGTLYVVGDAAADPLHERVADATDARAGATALPNDAGVMVRALGERAAVSGALDAAWDEARRLLVGAPAPERRKD
- the ureG gene encoding urease accessory protein UreG, whose translation is MSRQVATVGIGGPVGSGKTSLVRALVPRLREEGLEVGVIANDILTQEDADVLRESFAGQIPPELVAGVETGACPHTGIREDPSMNLEQIDRFLEIEPDLDLVLLESGGDNLAATFNPELADYFVYVISTAEGDDIPRKRGPGVTEADLLVINKTDLAPHVGADLDLMKRDANEVRDGPVICTNCKTEDGIDAVADEIQGQVLFA
- a CDS encoding urease subunit gamma, producing MKLTPKERERLTIFMAAELARRRRERGVELNHPETVALISDWACERAREGMGVAEIRSAAQTLLTEEDVMDGVPEMIDTVQVEPTFPDGTKLVTIHDPIRFETPEQAEEMGLATDGGRPAEADSPDDDGGSEP
- the ureC gene encoding urease subunit alpha, which gives rise to MRDVSRRQYTDLYGPTEGSRVRLGDTELFAEVEEDLGTPGDEAVFGGGKTLRDGMGMASGVTAAEGALDWVLTNAVVIDPVLGIVSADIGIEDGEIAGVGKAGNPDTMDGVDMVVGPSTDVYNAEGMIATPGGLDIHIHFNSENLYEHALTSGITTMVGGGYGGGATTCTTGPANIERFLQAADEWPVNVGFYGKGNASDPEPLREQVEAGVCGLKMHEDWGSTPDVIDTCLSVAEEMGVQTAIHTDTLNESGFVEDTFDAIDGRTMHMFHIEGAGGGHAPDIIELVGEPNALPSSTNTSMPFTENTVDEHLDMVMVCHHLDDDVPEDVAFAESRIRPETLAAEDVLHDEGAVSIMTSDSMAMGRMAEVISRTWQTADKMKRQRGSLPGDEGTDNDNERILRYIAKYTINPAITAGIDDYVGSLEPGKIADVALWEPEFFGIKPSMVFKGGFPVMSSMGEANGSLMTCEPIVQRERAGAVGKAKHALSLSFVSEAAAERGVGEAYGLDSEVVPISGARTVAKSDMVRNDYCPDDIEVDPETFEVTVDGDVISCEPAEEIPLAQRYML